The following coding sequences lie in one Lysobacter capsici genomic window:
- a CDS encoding TonB-dependent receptor, translating into MSQHARAPRRLAPRSHVLALAIGLTLVSTAAFAQDTTAAAPAAPAEGEAKTLDALMVTAQRKVERAKDVPVALTTVDREKLHVLGSGGGDIRFLSGRLPSLNIESSFGRAFPRFYIRGLGNTDFDLNASQPVSLVYDDIVLENPLLKGFPVFDLENVELLRGPQGTLFGRNTPAGVVKFESAKPTRELEGYGQISYGTYGTTNFEGAVSGPLGPNWSARASAMYQRRDDWVDNTNPNARTNPKLEGYDESAARLQLQYDGSDTFHALFNLHARHLNGTARLFRAMLFKKGTNDLVDGFDVDKVGIDGRNFQKLDTWGASARLSWDLSNDLTLYSITGYETADSLSRGDIDGGVGAMFLPGGSTPAGIPFTAESADGLPDHRQITQEFRLESNYSGPLNWQAGLFYFDEDITVDSLNYDTLAGGIQAGHAQQKQRNKAWAAFGSLEYAVTDRFKLRGGLRYTQDKKDFSASVLQSAPFGAPVSGPFKVNTDVDDVSWDISGVFQATDDINLYARVAKGFRAPSIQGRLLFQVPPQPSVADAEKVISYEAGLKADLWDKRARLGFALFRYNVDNQQLNAVGGALNQTILVNADKTLGQGFEVDLDAYLTDNLMVTFGASYNDTEIQDANLFVAPCGGGCTVTDPTVVRNGVTLAAIDGNPLPQAPKWVYNVTARYTLPLANGNEFYVYTDWAYRSGVNFFLYESKEFRGKPLLEGGLRVGYTWDNGRYDVALYGRNILDEVRAVGGIDFNNLVGFVNDPRIVGAEFKASF; encoded by the coding sequence ATGTCCCAGCACGCCCGTGCTCCCCGTCGTCTTGCCCCGCGCAGCCACGTTCTCGCGCTCGCCATCGGCCTGACCCTCGTTTCCACCGCAGCGTTCGCCCAGGACACGACGGCCGCCGCGCCGGCCGCGCCCGCCGAAGGCGAAGCCAAGACCCTCGACGCGCTGATGGTGACCGCCCAGCGCAAGGTCGAACGCGCCAAGGACGTGCCCGTCGCGCTCACCACCGTCGATCGCGAAAAGCTGCACGTGCTCGGCTCCGGCGGCGGCGATATCCGCTTCCTGTCCGGCCGCCTGCCGAGCCTCAACATCGAGTCCTCGTTCGGCCGCGCCTTCCCGCGTTTCTACATTCGCGGCCTGGGCAACACCGACTTCGACTTGAACGCCTCGCAGCCGGTGTCGCTGGTGTACGACGACATCGTGCTCGAAAACCCGCTGCTCAAGGGCTTCCCGGTGTTCGACCTGGAGAACGTCGAACTGCTGCGCGGCCCGCAGGGCACGCTGTTCGGCCGCAACACCCCGGCCGGCGTGGTCAAGTTCGAATCGGCCAAGCCGACCCGCGAACTGGAAGGCTACGGCCAGATTTCCTACGGCACCTACGGCACCACCAACTTCGAAGGCGCGGTCAGCGGCCCGCTCGGCCCGAACTGGTCGGCGCGCGCTTCGGCGATGTACCAGCGCCGCGACGACTGGGTCGACAACACCAACCCGAACGCGCGCACCAATCCCAAGCTCGAAGGCTACGACGAGTCGGCCGCGCGCCTGCAGTTGCAGTACGACGGCAGCGACACCTTCCACGCCTTGTTCAACCTCCACGCGCGCCACCTCAACGGCACCGCGCGCCTGTTCCGGGCGATGCTGTTCAAGAAGGGCACGAATGATCTGGTCGACGGCTTCGACGTCGACAAGGTCGGCATCGACGGACGCAACTTCCAGAAGCTCGACACCTGGGGCGCGAGCGCGCGCCTGAGCTGGGACCTGTCGAACGATCTGACCCTGTACTCGATCACCGGTTACGAAACCGCCGATTCGCTCAGCCGCGGCGACATCGACGGCGGCGTCGGCGCGATGTTCCTGCCCGGCGGCAGCACCCCGGCCGGCATTCCGTTCACCGCCGAATCGGCCGACGGTCTGCCCGACCATCGCCAGATCACCCAGGAATTCCGCCTGGAATCGAACTACAGCGGCCCGCTGAACTGGCAGGCCGGCCTGTTCTATTTCGACGAAGACATCACCGTCGACAGCCTCAACTACGACACCCTGGCCGGCGGCATCCAGGCCGGTCACGCCCAGCAGAAGCAGCGCAACAAGGCCTGGGCGGCGTTCGGTTCGCTCGAATACGCGGTCACCGACCGCTTCAAGCTGCGCGGCGGCCTGCGCTACACCCAGGATAAGAAGGACTTCAGCGCCAGCGTGCTGCAGAGCGCGCCGTTCGGCGCGCCGGTGTCGGGCCCGTTCAAGGTCAACACCGATGTCGACGACGTCAGCTGGGATATCAGCGGCGTGTTCCAGGCCACCGACGACATCAACCTGTACGCCCGCGTCGCCAAGGGCTTCCGCGCGCCCAGCATCCAGGGCCGCCTGCTGTTCCAGGTGCCGCCGCAGCCGTCGGTCGCCGACGCCGAGAAGGTGATCTCCTACGAAGCCGGCCTCAAGGCCGACCTGTGGGACAAGCGCGCGCGCCTGGGCTTCGCGCTGTTCCGTTACAACGTCGACAACCAGCAGCTCAACGCGGTCGGCGGCGCGCTCAACCAGACCATCCTGGTCAACGCCGACAAGACCCTGGGCCAGGGCTTCGAAGTCGACCTCGACGCCTACCTGACCGACAACCTGATGGTCACCTTCGGCGCCAGCTACAACGACACCGAAATCCAGGACGCCAACCTGTTCGTCGCGCCCTGCGGCGGCGGCTGCACCGTGACCGACCCGACCGTGGTCCGCAACGGCGTGACCCTGGCGGCGATCGACGGCAACCCGTTGCCGCAGGCGCCCAAGTGGGTCTACAACGTCACCGCGCGCTACACCCTGCCGCTGGCCAACGGCAACGAGTTCTACGTCTACACCGACTGGGCCTATCGTAGCGGCGTCAACTTCTTCCTGTACGAATCGAAGGAATTCCGCGGCAAGCCCTTGCTCGAAGGCGGCCTGCGCGTGGGTTACACCTGGGACAACGGCCGCTACGACGTGGCGCTGTACGGCCGCAACATCCTCGACGAAGTGCGCGCGGTCGGCGGCATCGACTTCAACAACCTGGTCGGCTTCGTCAACGACCCGCGCATCGTGGGTGCGGAGTTCAAGGCCTCGTTCTGA
- a CDS encoding glutathione peroxidase yields the protein MTTAYDFSATDIDGQSQSLDRYKGKVLLIVNVASKCGFTPQYTGLEKLEREYQARGFEVLGFPCDQFGHQEPGDENEIKEFCSLTYDVTFPMYAKVDVNGDKAHPLWKWLKDEKGGFLGIDAIKWNFTKFLVGRDGKVIKRYAPTDKPESIAGDIEKALA from the coding sequence ATGACCACCGCCTACGATTTTTCCGCCACCGACATCGACGGCCAGTCCCAGTCGCTGGACCGTTACAAGGGCAAGGTGCTGCTGATCGTCAACGTCGCGTCCAAGTGCGGCTTCACCCCGCAGTACACCGGCCTGGAGAAGCTCGAGCGCGAGTATCAGGCGCGCGGTTTCGAAGTGCTAGGCTTTCCCTGCGACCAGTTCGGCCACCAGGAACCCGGCGACGAGAACGAGATCAAGGAATTCTGCTCGCTGACCTACGACGTGACCTTCCCGATGTACGCCAAGGTCGACGTCAACGGCGACAAGGCGCACCCGCTGTGGAAATGGCTCAAGGACGAGAAGGGCGGTTTCCTCGGCATCGACGCGATCAAGTGGAACTTCACCAAGTTCCTGGTCGGCCGCGACGGCAAGGTGATCAAGCGCTATGCGCCGACGGACAAGCCCGAGTCGATCGCTGGGGATATCGAGAAGGCGTTGGCTTGA